A region of Streptomyces sp. WMMC500 DNA encodes the following proteins:
- a CDS encoding FG-GAP-like repeat-containing protein, translating to MSWRTETSQVFANPDGSFTEDTYVLPQFVRQSSRLVPIDTELAANPDGTFSPQAAEVGVRFSGGGDTPAVTVTRDGRSMSWTWPEALPEPTVAGDTATYPNVLDDVDLKLKATSAGFSQLLVVKTAEAAASPQLKEITFALGTDGVDVSTDDHGNLKAVNPAGQTVFTAPTPLMWDSSPPVTAPRVAGDEEAPRTTSDFEVPVGSRDAAMGLEVTGDTVTLTPDQDLLTGADTQYPVYLDPSVSGSRVAWTIAYQKYPNTSYYNGSGFDGGTSTARVGYENETNGLARSYFRFRTANLWSTDKIVTKSTFRIKNTWSWSCSSRKVELWRTAPMNENTTWNNRPDRRETLDIVNDAKGWSSDCPAGNLAFDTTAAAKDAAGSKWNSITLGLKATDETDVYGWKKFAAKSSVLSTEYNTRPNVPSSLDTAPVSTRNSKGCGDQSPYGLIGNTDFYLTAKVSDRDGGTVKARFHLWPTGHHPNDDPNGTLIINQTVSVTSGTVARVKVPKSALTPYLGTANGNFSWKAQADDGKATSDWNPTLGAPGCRFVFDPNRPSTPPAVSSTQFPDGAEGWPADTGEARTEGTFTIAANGVKDVTAYEYWLDTSPDPVTVNAPSPGAAVSIKVTPTLTGPINLYARSLDKAGNRSDVATYLFYVNGLSTPDTPGDLNGDGNADLWAVDGTGKLHRHYGNGDGTATDQQSLASSIDWTNSRITHRGDWTGDGYEDLIALRDDPATGQKRMWINPNNGFGFACTTCSTTTYERQEMTVLEETNNHWKTGAKQILAVGDVDGPLDTDDDGQIDTPGYPDLLVNDGQHLWLYYGDPGGSAYLDAFRDPVLLAAGDGMSTGTNTLDNVTMTAPGDFDADGYADLAVRFDNDGSGLFLYDAINPDASTWPGQIDPTHRILIANNFGPNTVPMLTAAPDANNNGTFDLWTTTPNSGRLRFFADFTPDGPGAITVASEQFANYQTLG from the coding sequence ATGTCGTGGCGCACCGAGACGAGCCAGGTGTTCGCCAACCCGGACGGCTCCTTCACCGAAGACACCTACGTGCTCCCCCAGTTCGTTCGCCAGAGCAGCAGACTGGTGCCCATCGACACGGAACTCGCGGCCAACCCCGACGGCACCTTCTCCCCCCAGGCCGCAGAAGTCGGCGTTCGGTTCTCCGGCGGCGGCGACACCCCGGCAGTCACCGTGACGCGCGATGGCCGCAGCATGTCGTGGACGTGGCCGGAGGCACTGCCCGAGCCGACGGTGGCCGGCGATACGGCCACCTACCCGAACGTGCTCGATGACGTCGACCTCAAGCTCAAAGCCACCTCGGCCGGCTTCAGCCAGCTCCTCGTGGTCAAGACCGCGGAAGCCGCGGCCAGTCCGCAGCTGAAGGAGATCACCTTCGCCCTCGGCACCGACGGCGTCGACGTCAGCACCGATGATCACGGCAACCTCAAAGCCGTCAACCCGGCCGGACAAACGGTGTTCACTGCGCCCACCCCGCTCATGTGGGACAGCAGCCCACCCGTGACCGCCCCGCGCGTCGCCGGGGATGAGGAAGCGCCCCGCACCACGAGCGACTTCGAGGTGCCCGTCGGCAGCCGCGACGCTGCCATGGGCCTGGAGGTGACCGGGGACACCGTCACCCTCACCCCCGACCAGGATCTGCTGACCGGCGCAGACACCCAGTACCCGGTCTACCTCGACCCGTCCGTCTCCGGGTCACGGGTGGCCTGGACCATCGCCTACCAGAAGTACCCCAACACCTCTTACTACAACGGCTCGGGATTCGACGGAGGCACGTCCACCGCCCGTGTCGGGTACGAAAACGAGACCAACGGGCTCGCCCGCTCCTACTTCCGATTCCGCACCGCGAACCTCTGGTCCACCGACAAGATCGTCACCAAGTCCACCTTCAGGATCAAGAACACCTGGTCCTGGTCGTGCAGTTCACGCAAGGTCGAACTCTGGCGCACCGCGCCGATGAACGAGAACACCACCTGGAACAACCGCCCCGACAGACGCGAGACCCTCGACATCGTCAACGACGCCAAAGGCTGGTCCTCCGACTGCCCCGCTGGCAACCTCGCCTTCGACACAACCGCCGCGGCCAAGGACGCCGCCGGCAGCAAGTGGAACAGCATCACTCTCGGCCTCAAAGCCACCGACGAAACGGACGTCTACGGCTGGAAGAAGTTCGCCGCCAAATCCTCCGTCCTGTCGACCGAATACAACACCCGCCCCAACGTGCCCAGTTCCCTGGACACCGCGCCCGTCTCCACCCGCAACAGCAAGGGCTGCGGAGACCAGTCCCCCTACGGACTGATAGGCAACACGGACTTCTACCTCACCGCCAAGGTCAGCGACCGCGACGGCGGCACCGTCAAGGCCCGATTCCACCTGTGGCCCACCGGCCACCACCCCAACGACGACCCCAACGGAACACTGATCATCAACCAGACAGTGTCGGTCACCTCCGGCACCGTCGCACGAGTCAAAGTGCCCAAGTCCGCCCTGACCCCCTATCTGGGTACGGCGAACGGCAACTTCTCCTGGAAAGCCCAGGCCGACGACGGCAAAGCCACCTCCGACTGGAACCCCACCCTCGGCGCACCCGGCTGCCGCTTCGTCTTCGACCCCAACCGCCCTTCTACTCCCCCGGCCGTCTCCTCCACCCAGTTCCCCGACGGTGCGGAAGGCTGGCCCGCCGACACCGGCGAGGCCCGTACCGAGGGCACCTTCACCATTGCTGCCAACGGCGTGAAGGACGTGACCGCCTACGAGTACTGGCTGGACACCAGCCCCGATCCCGTCACCGTCAACGCGCCCTCCCCCGGCGCCGCCGTCTCCATCAAGGTCACACCGACACTCACCGGCCCGATCAACCTCTACGCCCGCAGCCTCGACAAAGCCGGAAACCGCTCCGACGTCGCCACCTACCTCTTCTACGTCAACGGCCTGTCCACACCCGACACTCCCGGCGACCTCAACGGCGACGGCAACGCCGACCTGTGGGCCGTCGACGGCACCGGCAAACTCCACCGCCACTACGGAAACGGCGACGGCACTGCCACCGACCAGCAAAGTCTCGCCAGCAGCATCGACTGGACCAACTCCCGGATCACCCACCGCGGTGACTGGACCGGCGACGGCTACGAGGACCTCATCGCGCTGCGAGACGACCCCGCCACCGGCCAGAAACGTATGTGGATCAACCCGAACAACGGCTTCGGCTTCGCCTGCACCACCTGCAGCACCACCACCTACGAACGCCAGGAAATGACCGTCCTCGAAGAGACCAATAACCACTGGAAGACAGGGGCAAAACAAATCCTCGCCGTCGGCGACGTCGACGGCCCCCTCGACACCGACGACGACGGCCAGATCGACACCCCCGGCTACCCCGACCTCCTCGTCAACGACGGCCAGCACCTGTGGCTCTACTACGGCGACCCGGGCGGCAGCGCCTACCTCGACGCCTTCCGCGACCCCGTCCTCCTGGCCGCCGGCGACGGCATGAGCACCGGCACCAACACCCTCGACAACGTCACCATGACCGCGCCGGGTGACTTCGACGCGGACGGGTACGCGGACCTCGCCGTCCGCTTCGACAACGACGGCAGCGGGCTGTTCCTCTACGACGCCATCAACCCCGACGCATCCACCTGGCCAGGCCAGATCGACCCCACCCACCGAATCCTCATCGCCAACAACTTCGGCCCGAACACCGTCCCGATGCTCACCGCCGCACCCGACGCCAACAACAACGGCACATTCGACCTCTGGACCACCACCCCCAACAGCGGCAGACTCCGATTCTTCGCAGACTTCACCCCAGACGGACCCGGAGCAATCACCGTAGCCTCCGAACAATTCGCCAACTACCAAACCCTCGGCTGA
- a CDS encoding MMPL family transporter, with translation MLEVVSPFDSGLVSEDRTTALAEVTYSAPYPDLEPQTKDALHAAAEAGERAGLRVELGGDALEPELAVGGELAGLAVAALVLVLTLGSLLAAGMPLATGITGVLIGVCGITAATGIVDLGATTPILALMLGLAVGIDYALFIVSRYRHELADGRAPDQAAGVAVATAGSAVVFAGLTVVIALAGLSVVGIRLLTEMGLAAAATVIVAVLIALTLLPALLGFAGHRILPRRLRRGRTTELERPGLGRRWAGVVTRRPGAVLALTVVALGVLTAPVAALRLGFPDHGIYPEQTTQRQAYDAIAENFGPGHNGPLMVVVDAANTPDPQAAAKGVRRALSATDGVVTATPAQFNPARDTAVLTVIPDGGPDSTRTENLVETIRNDVRPVAEQAGATMAVTGGTAVLIDFNDTMGKALLLYLPVVIGLSFLLLVVVFRSLVIPLKATLGFLLSLGVTFGTLVAIFQWGWLEPLGIQPTGAVVSTLPILLIGIVFGLAMDYEVFLVSRMREEYVHGSTATQAVRHGFEHGARVVAAAAIIMISVFGGFVLGDSSDIIQIGVALAVAVAVDAFVVRMAIVPAVLTLAGDRAWRLPAALDRTLPHLDLENHQLADDPTPKTPAITPDRDPTLL, from the coding sequence GTGCTGGAGGTCGTGAGCCCCTTCGACTCCGGACTGGTCAGCGAGGACCGCACGACGGCGCTCGCCGAGGTCACCTACTCCGCCCCCTACCCCGACCTGGAGCCGCAGACCAAGGACGCGCTGCACGCCGCGGCCGAGGCCGGGGAACGCGCCGGGCTGAGGGTCGAACTCGGCGGTGACGCCCTCGAACCCGAGCTGGCGGTCGGCGGCGAGCTGGCGGGCCTGGCCGTGGCGGCGCTCGTCCTGGTACTCACCCTCGGCTCCCTGCTGGCCGCGGGCATGCCGCTGGCCACCGGGATCACCGGCGTGCTCATCGGGGTCTGCGGCATCACCGCCGCCACCGGCATCGTCGACCTCGGCGCGACCACGCCCATCCTCGCGCTGATGCTGGGCCTGGCAGTGGGCATCGACTACGCCCTGTTCATCGTCTCCCGCTACCGCCACGAACTCGCCGACGGCCGCGCACCCGACCAGGCCGCCGGGGTCGCCGTCGCCACCGCCGGATCCGCGGTGGTGTTCGCCGGGCTCACCGTCGTCATCGCCCTCGCAGGGCTCTCCGTGGTCGGCATCAGGCTGCTCACCGAGATGGGTCTGGCCGCCGCCGCCACGGTGATCGTCGCGGTACTCATCGCGCTCACCCTCCTGCCGGCCCTCCTGGGCTTCGCCGGCCACCGGATACTCCCGCGCCGGCTGCGCCGGGGACGTACCACCGAGCTCGAACGCCCCGGACTCGGACGGCGGTGGGCCGGGGTCGTCACGCGCCGGCCGGGCGCGGTCCTGGCCCTGACCGTCGTGGCCCTGGGCGTCCTGACCGCACCGGTCGCGGCCCTGCGCCTCGGCTTCCCCGACCACGGCATCTACCCCGAACAGACCACGCAGCGGCAGGCGTACGACGCCATCGCCGAGAACTTCGGGCCCGGACACAACGGCCCGCTCATGGTGGTCGTCGACGCCGCGAACACCCCCGACCCGCAGGCTGCCGCCAAGGGCGTACGCCGAGCGCTCTCCGCCACCGACGGCGTCGTCACCGCCACTCCCGCACAGTTCAATCCCGCCCGGGACACCGCGGTCCTGACGGTGATCCCCGACGGCGGACCCGACAGCACCCGCACCGAGAACCTCGTGGAGACGATCAGAAACGACGTCCGCCCCGTAGCCGAACAGGCCGGCGCCACCATGGCCGTCACCGGCGGCACCGCGGTCCTCATCGACTTCAACGACACCATGGGCAAGGCGCTCCTGCTCTACCTGCCCGTCGTGATCGGCCTCTCGTTCCTCCTGCTGGTGGTCGTCTTCCGCTCCCTCGTCATCCCACTCAAGGCCACCCTGGGCTTCCTGCTCAGCCTGGGCGTCACGTTCGGCACCCTCGTCGCGATCTTCCAGTGGGGCTGGCTCGAACCGCTCGGCATCCAGCCGACCGGCGCGGTGGTCAGTACGCTGCCCATCCTGCTCATCGGCATCGTCTTCGGTCTGGCCATGGACTACGAGGTCTTCCTCGTCTCCCGCATGCGGGAGGAGTACGTCCACGGCAGCACCGCCACACAGGCGGTACGCCACGGCTTCGAGCACGGTGCCCGCGTCGTCGCCGCAGCCGCGATCATCATGATCAGCGTCTTCGGGGGGTTCGTGCTCGGCGACTCCAGCGACATCATCCAGATCGGCGTCGCCCTCGCCGTGGCCGTCGCGGTCGACGCCTTCGTCGTCCGCATGGCCATCGTCCCCGCCGTCCTCACCCTCGCCGGCGACCGCGCCTGGAGGCTACCGGCCGCCCTCGACCGAACCCTCCCCCACCTGGACCTCGAAAACCACCAGCTCGCAGACGACCCCACCCCCAAAACACCCGCCATCACGCCCGACCGGGACCCCACCCTCCTGTGA